Proteins encoded together in one Camelus dromedarius isolate mCamDro1 chromosome 11, mCamDro1.pat, whole genome shotgun sequence window:
- the C1QTNF6 gene encoding complement C1q tumor necrosis factor-related protein 6 isoform X1 — MWQKLPGSGFQETASRSCTTVAMGIAALGLLWALLLLPPSVSGIPTEEPTAGEAVALSSSGNCRRCCDSEDPLVLADAADASSASPSTLQYVLPEVRPYINITILKGDKGDRGLLGTPGKLGREGPRGERGPQGTKGAKGQAGSPGGPCQRRFSAFSVGRKTALHSSEGFQPLLFDTVFVNPDGHFDLAAGHFIAPLRGLYFFSLNVHSWNFKETYVHVVHNEEAAVILYAQPSDRSIMQSQSVMLALAPGDRVWARLFKRERENAVYSDDIDTYITFSGHLIKPEDD; from the exons ATGTGGCAGAAACTCCCAGGGTCTGGATTCCAGGAGACAGCCTCCAGGTCCTGCACTACA gTCGCCATGGGGATAGCTGCCCTAGGCCTCCTCTGGGCactgctcctgctccctccctcagtGTCTGGGATCCCCACTGAGGAGCCCACTGCTGGGGAAGCCGTGGCCTTGAGTTCCTCTGGGAACTGTCGACGGTGCTGTGACTCTGAGGACCCCCTGGTCCTCGCTGATGCTGCAGATGCATCCTCCGCATCTCCATCCACCCTTCAGTACGTGTTGCCTGAGGTCAGGCCCTACATTAACATCACCATCCTGAAGG GTGACAAAGGGGACCGAGGCCTGCTGGGTACGCCTGggaagctgggcagggagggccccCGGGGGGAGCGCGGCCCCCAGGGCACCAAGGGCGCTAAGGGGCAGGCGGGCAGCCCCGGTGGCCCATGCCAGAGGCGCTTCTCGGCCTTCTCCGTGGGCCGCAAGACGGCCCTGCACAGCAGTGAGGGCTTCCAGCCGCTGCTCTTCGACACGGTCTTCGTGAACCCAGACGGGCACTTCGACCTGGCTGCTGGCCACTTCATCGCCCCCCTGCGTGGCCTCTACTTCTTCAGCCTCAATGTGCACAGCTGGAACTTCAAGGAGACCTACGTGCACGTCGTGCACAACGAGGAGGCGGCCGTCATCTTGTACGCACAGCCCAGCGACCGCAGCATCATGCAGAGCCAGAGCGTGATGCTGGCCCTGGCGCCCGGCGACCGCGTCTGGGCGCGGCTCTTCAAGCGCGAGCGTGAGAACGCCGTCTACAGCGACGACATTGACACCTACATCACCTTCAGTGGCCACCTCATCAAGCCCGAGGACGATTAG
- the C1QTNF6 gene encoding complement C1q tumor necrosis factor-related protein 6 isoform X2, with amino-acid sequence MGIAALGLLWALLLLPPSVSGIPTEEPTAGEAVALSSSGNCRRCCDSEDPLVLADAADASSASPSTLQYVLPEVRPYINITILKGDKGDRGLLGTPGKLGREGPRGERGPQGTKGAKGQAGSPGGPCQRRFSAFSVGRKTALHSSEGFQPLLFDTVFVNPDGHFDLAAGHFIAPLRGLYFFSLNVHSWNFKETYVHVVHNEEAAVILYAQPSDRSIMQSQSVMLALAPGDRVWARLFKRERENAVYSDDIDTYITFSGHLIKPEDD; translated from the exons ATGGGGATAGCTGCCCTAGGCCTCCTCTGGGCactgctcctgctccctccctcagtGTCTGGGATCCCCACTGAGGAGCCCACTGCTGGGGAAGCCGTGGCCTTGAGTTCCTCTGGGAACTGTCGACGGTGCTGTGACTCTGAGGACCCCCTGGTCCTCGCTGATGCTGCAGATGCATCCTCCGCATCTCCATCCACCCTTCAGTACGTGTTGCCTGAGGTCAGGCCCTACATTAACATCACCATCCTGAAGG GTGACAAAGGGGACCGAGGCCTGCTGGGTACGCCTGggaagctgggcagggagggccccCGGGGGGAGCGCGGCCCCCAGGGCACCAAGGGCGCTAAGGGGCAGGCGGGCAGCCCCGGTGGCCCATGCCAGAGGCGCTTCTCGGCCTTCTCCGTGGGCCGCAAGACGGCCCTGCACAGCAGTGAGGGCTTCCAGCCGCTGCTCTTCGACACGGTCTTCGTGAACCCAGACGGGCACTTCGACCTGGCTGCTGGCCACTTCATCGCCCCCCTGCGTGGCCTCTACTTCTTCAGCCTCAATGTGCACAGCTGGAACTTCAAGGAGACCTACGTGCACGTCGTGCACAACGAGGAGGCGGCCGTCATCTTGTACGCACAGCCCAGCGACCGCAGCATCATGCAGAGCCAGAGCGTGATGCTGGCCCTGGCGCCCGGCGACCGCGTCTGGGCGCGGCTCTTCAAGCGCGAGCGTGAGAACGCCGTCTACAGCGACGACATTGACACCTACATCACCTTCAGTGGCCACCTCATCAAGCCCGAGGACGATTAG
- the SSTR3 gene encoding somatostatin receptor type 3: MDTPGSPSLVPTTSDPGNTSSAWSLDAVLGNASAVPSAAGLAVSGILIPLVYLVVCVVGLLGNSLVIYVVLRQTASPSVTSIYILNLALADELFMLGLPFLAAQNALSYWPFGSLMCRLVMAVDGINQFTSIFCLTVMSVDRYLAVVHPTRSARWRTAPVARTVSAAVWVASAVVVLPVVVFSGVPRGMSTCHMQWPEPAAAWRAGFIIYTAALGFFGPLLVICLCYLLIVVKVRSAGRRVRAPSCQRRRHSERRVTRMVVAVVALFVLCWMPFYVLNIINVVCPLPEEPAFFGLYFLVVALPYANSCANPILYGFLSYRFKQGFRRVLLRPSRRVRNQEPPVGPPEKTEEEDHEEEDGSGDRKEGAGKQGEKEMNGRVSQITQPGSSGQEQPPSGTASKEHQFLPQEPSAGEKSGTLHISYL; encoded by the coding sequence ATGGACACCCCTGGCTCTCCTTCTCTGGTACCCACGACCTCGGACCCTGGGAACACCTCCTCGGCCTGGTCCCTGGATGCCGTCCTTGGAAACGCATCTGCAGTGCCGAGCGCAGCAGGGCTGGCTGTCAGCGGCATTCTGATCCCATTGGTCTACTTGGTGGTGTGCGTGGTGGGCCTGCTGGGTAACTCACTGGTCATCTACGTGGTCCTGCGCCAGACGGCCAGCCCGTCCGTCACCAGCATCTACATCCTCAACCTGGCACTGGCTGACGAGCTCTTCATGCTGGGGCTGCCTTTCCTGGCTGCTCAGAATGCCCTGTCCTACTGGCCCTTTGGCTCCCTCATGTGCCGCCTGGTCATGGCAGTGGACGGCATCAACCAGTTCACCAGCATCTTCTGCCTCACCGTCATGAGCGTGGACCGCTACCTGGCGGTGGTGCATCCTACCCGCTCAGCCCGCTGGCGCACGGCGCCTGTGGCCCGCACGGTCAGTGCGGCCGTCTGGGTGGCTTCGGCCGTGGTGGTGCTACCCGTGGTGGTCTTCTCTGGTGTGCCCCGTGGCATGAGCACCTGCCACATGCAGTGGCCCGAGCCAGCAGCAGCCTGGAGGGCTGGCTTCATCATCTACACAGCCGCACTGGGCTTCTTTGGGCCACTGCTGGTCATCTGCCTCTGCTACCTGCTCATTGTGGTCAAGGTGCGCTCAGCTGGGCGGCGGGTGCGGGCACCTTCGTGCCAGCGGCGGCGGCACTCGGAACGCAGGGTCACACGCATGGTGGTGGCCGTGGTGGCGCTCTTCGTCCTCTGCTGGATGCCCTTCTATGTGCTCAATATCATCAACGTGGTGTGCCCACTGCCCGAGGAGCCCGCCTTCTTTGGCCTCTACTTCCTGGTGGTGGCACTGCCCTATGCCAACAGCTGCGCCAACCCCATCCTTTACGGCTTCCTCTCCTACCGCTTCAAGCAGGGCTTCCGCAGGGTCCTGCTGCGGCCTTCCCGCCGTGTGCGCAACCAGGAACCTCCTGTGGGGCCTCCAGAGAAGACTGAGGAGGAGGACCATGAGGAAGAGGATGGGAGTGGTGATaggaaggagggggcagggaagcaGGGGGAGAAGGAGATGAATGGCCGGGTCAGCCAGATCACACAGCCTGGTTCCAGCGGGCAGGAGCAGCCACCCAGCGGCACCGCCAGCAAGGAGCATCAATTCCTCCCCCAGGAGCCCTCAGCTGGGGAAAAGTCGGGCACGCTGCACATCAGCTATCTGTAG